In one window of Candidatus Microthrix subdominans DNA:
- the cofE gene encoding coenzyme F420-0:L-glutamate ligase, giving the protein MSGRRSEVNSLELLPISGIPEVRPGDDLGALVADAALASIGFEDGDVVVVTQKVVSKAENALVAIDANDPNAHRALVAGQSRRILRRRGDLVISETHHGFVCANAGIDLSNVEAGTAALLPEDPDRSARRLRDVFVHRYGVTCGVIISDTFGRTWRRGVTDIALGSAGIRPILDLRGTNDALGRELAVTEVALVDEVAAAADLVMGKSAGIAAAIVRGVDPAWLTDPADPDLSASGGVVADLVRSPAEDLFR; this is encoded by the coding sequence GTGTCTGGCCGGCGCTCCGAGGTGAACAGCCTGGAGCTGCTGCCGATTTCGGGCATCCCCGAGGTTCGGCCCGGCGATGATCTGGGCGCCCTGGTCGCCGACGCTGCGCTGGCCTCGATCGGCTTCGAAGACGGCGACGTGGTTGTCGTCACCCAGAAGGTGGTCAGCAAGGCGGAGAACGCACTGGTGGCGATCGATGCCAACGACCCCAACGCCCACCGGGCGCTGGTCGCCGGGCAGTCGCGGCGCATCCTTCGCCGGCGGGGCGATCTGGTGATCTCCGAGACCCATCACGGCTTCGTCTGCGCCAACGCAGGCATCGACCTGTCGAACGTGGAAGCTGGAACCGCCGCCCTCCTGCCCGAGGATCCCGATCGTTCGGCCCGCCGCCTACGCGACGTGTTCGTGCACCGCTATGGCGTCACCTGCGGCGTGATCATCTCGGACACGTTCGGGCGGACGTGGCGCCGGGGGGTGACCGACATAGCCCTCGGCTCGGCGGGTATCCGACCCATCCTCGACCTGCGCGGCACCAACGATGCGCTCGGCCGCGAGCTGGCCGTCACCGAGGTGGCACTGGTCGACGAGGTGGCGGCCGCGGCCGACCTGGTGATGGGCAAGTCGGCTGGGATCGCCGCAGCGATCGTCCGCGGCGTTGATCCCGCCTGGCTCACCGACCCGGCCGATCCCGACCTGTCCGCCTCCGGGGGCGTCGTCGCCGACCTCGTCCGCTCCCCCGCCGAGGACCTTTTCCGCTAA
- a CDS encoding 2-phospho-L-lactate transferase has product MSGGVGAARLLAGMVQVTDPARIAAVVNVADDTEFHGLLVCPDLDTITYTLAGAVNPDTGWGLAGETWAALGSLRRHAKANGRADIGWFALGDLDLGTHLWRGHRLAEGARLTEVTAEITRTFGLGLRLLPVSDDAIRTKVTTHDGGTLTFQEYFVRAQHDVDVATVRFSGAIEARPTPEATVALRDAAVVVIAPSNPIVSVGPVLAVPGIGEALSLRRESVIAVSPIVGGAALKGPAARLMTNLGEEASVVGVARRYAPFASALIIDTVDADLAGAVAQAGMTPVVAPSIMDTPERAAELARVCLAGAPR; this is encoded by the coding sequence ATCTCGGGTGGCGTCGGCGCGGCGCGCCTACTGGCGGGGATGGTGCAGGTCACCGACCCCGCCAGGATCGCCGCCGTCGTCAACGTGGCCGACGACACCGAGTTCCACGGTCTGTTGGTGTGCCCGGACCTCGACACGATCACCTACACGCTGGCCGGTGCGGTCAACCCGGACACCGGGTGGGGTCTGGCCGGGGAGACCTGGGCTGCGCTCGGGTCGCTGCGTCGCCACGCCAAGGCCAACGGCCGGGCAGACATCGGCTGGTTTGCGCTGGGCGACCTCGACCTGGGCACCCACCTGTGGCGTGGCCATCGACTGGCCGAGGGCGCCCGCCTCACCGAGGTGACCGCCGAGATCACCCGCACGTTTGGCTTGGGCCTTCGGCTGCTGCCGGTGAGCGACGACGCGATCCGCACCAAGGTGACAACCCACGACGGGGGGACGCTGACCTTTCAGGAGTACTTCGTTCGAGCGCAACACGATGTGGACGTGGCGACCGTCCGCTTCTCCGGCGCCATCGAGGCGCGACCCACCCCCGAAGCGACCGTCGCCCTGCGGGACGCCGCTGTGGTGGTGATCGCCCCGTCCAACCCGATCGTCTCGGTCGGTCCGGTGCTGGCCGTGCCGGGCATCGGCGAGGCACTGTCCCTCAGGCGAGAATCCGTGATTGCGGTGTCGCCCATCGTGGGCGGGGCGGCCCTGAAGGGACCCGCAGCCCGCCTGATGACCAACCTCGGCGAGGAGGCCTCGGTCGTCGGCGTCGCTCGGCGGTACGCACCATTCGCAAGCGCGCTGATCATCGACACCGTCGACGCCGACCTCGCTGGTGCGGTGGCCCAGGCCGGCATGACGCCGGTGGTGGCGCCGTCGATCATGGACACGCCCGAGCGGGCCGCCGAGCTGGCCCGGGTGTGTCTGGCCGGCGCTCCGAGGTGA
- the gmd gene encoding GDP-mannose 4,6-dehydratase codes for MTKRALITGITGQDGSYLAELLLDEGYEVIGMVRRSSTVTFERIAHLQDRIATVNGDLLDQASLIELLRTYRPHEVYNLAAQSFVQTSFSQPVLTGEVTGLGVTRLLDAIRIVDPDVRFYQASSSEMFGKVHEVPQLETTPFHPRSPYGVAKVYGHWITLNYRESYDLFACSGILFNHESPRRGLEFVTRKITHGAARIKLGMDTGLALGNLDAKRDWGFAGDYVEAMYLMLQQDEPDDYVVSTGDTHSVREFCQVAFDRVGLNWENHVTVDEKFFRPAEVDLLVGDPAKARKVLDWTPKTDFEQLVHMMVDADMALLSGKLDHLA; via the coding sequence ATGACCAAGCGTGCGCTTATCACCGGAATCACCGGCCAGGACGGCTCGTACCTGGCCGAGCTGCTGCTCGACGAGGGCTACGAGGTCATCGGCATGGTGCGCCGCAGCTCGACGGTGACCTTCGAGCGCATCGCCCACCTGCAGGATCGCATCGCCACGGTCAACGGCGACCTGTTGGACCAGGCCAGCCTGATCGAACTGCTGCGTACCTACCGCCCCCACGAGGTGTACAACCTGGCTGCACAGAGCTTCGTGCAGACGTCGTTCTCCCAGCCGGTGCTCACCGGTGAGGTGACCGGCCTCGGCGTCACCCGCTTGCTGGACGCCATCCGAATCGTCGACCCGGACGTCCGCTTCTACCAGGCCTCCAGCTCGGAGATGTTCGGCAAGGTGCACGAGGTGCCCCAGCTGGAGACCACCCCGTTCCACCCCCGTTCCCCCTATGGCGTCGCCAAGGTCTACGGCCACTGGATCACCCTGAACTACCGCGAGAGCTACGACCTGTTTGCCTGCTCGGGCATTTTGTTCAACCACGAGTCGCCCAGGCGCGGCCTGGAGTTCGTCACCCGCAAGATCACCCACGGTGCAGCCCGCATCAAGCTGGGCATGGACACCGGGCTGGCGCTGGGCAACCTGGACGCCAAGCGCGACTGGGGCTTTGCCGGCGACTACGTCGAGGCGATGTACCTGATGCTGCAACAGGACGAACCCGACGACTACGTGGTCTCCACGGGCGATACCCACTCGGTGCGGGAGTTCTGCCAGGTTGCCTTCGACCGGGTCGGGCTCAACTGGGAGAACCACGTGACGGTCGACGAGAAGTTTTTCCGGCCCGCCGAGGTGGACCTCCTGGTCGGCGATCCGGCCAAGGCCCGCAAGGTGCTCGACTGGACGCCCAAGACCGACTTCGAGCAGCTGGTCCACATGATGGTTGACGCCGACATGGCGCTGCTCTCGGGGAAGCTCGATCATCTCGCCTGA
- a CDS encoding helix-turn-helix domain-containing protein, with product MFAAVSEPPDASLPSNLGGRIAALRGDLGWTQTELAERVAISRVAVSNLESGRSIPSERTVVLLAGVFGTEPHQLVANTSYPHQKSDRLPLVAARHTEIDLQLALLDRDLEWLARVESPELTREVLGEWRVRLESLAQRTLDRRCRDQLAEARRRVGRLAGS from the coding sequence ATCTTTGCTGCTGTGAGTGAGCCCCCGGACGCGTCGCTTCCCTCCAATCTTGGGGGGCGGATCGCAGCTCTGCGCGGTGACTTGGGGTGGACGCAGACCGAATTGGCCGAACGGGTGGCGATCTCGCGGGTGGCGGTGTCCAACCTCGAATCGGGCCGATCGATCCCCTCGGAGCGCACGGTGGTGTTGCTCGCCGGGGTGTTCGGCACCGAACCCCACCAACTGGTCGCCAACACGAGCTATCCCCACCAGAAGAGCGACCGCCTGCCCCTGGTCGCGGCGCGCCACACCGAGATCGACCTTCAGCTGGCGCTTCTCGACCGGGACCTGGAGTGGCTGGCACGGGTCGAATCGCCCGAACTCACCCGGGAGGTACTGGGTGAGTGGCGTGTTCGCCTGGAGTCGCTGGCCCAGCGGACGCTGGATCGACGCTGCCGGGACCAGCTGGCCGAGGCTCGGCGGCGGGTGGGGCGTCTCGCCGGGTCCTGA
- a CDS encoding GDP-mannose 4,6-dehydratase produces the protein MRALVTGAGGFVGAHLTAHLESSGDEVIGWDRTLEGIDITDGPAVTAAMAELRPNAVYHLAGDADVGGSWDHPASTFRANAEGTLNVLLGCRDAGVERVLVVGSADVYGRVHTDDLPITEQCPLRPVSPYAASKVAADFLAVQAGLGYGLEVIRTRPFNHLGPGQSPRFVAPALAQRVAQAEINGGGEIPVGNLTPKRDFTDVRDVVRAYRLLVLDGQPGEAYNICSGAAVAVQELVDSFIAMATVDVRLTSDPDLQRPVDIPVLLGDNSKIEASTGWQPEIPLSQTLADLMGTARSRVADA, from the coding sequence GTGAGGGCGCTCGTCACCGGTGCCGGCGGCTTCGTCGGCGCCCACCTCACCGCCCATCTCGAATCGTCCGGCGACGAGGTCATCGGTTGGGACCGCACGCTCGAGGGCATCGATATCACCGACGGCCCCGCCGTGACGGCAGCCATGGCGGAGCTCCGCCCCAACGCGGTGTACCACCTGGCCGGTGATGCCGATGTCGGTGGCAGCTGGGATCACCCGGCGTCCACGTTTCGGGCTAACGCCGAAGGCACGCTCAACGTGTTGCTCGGCTGCCGCGACGCAGGGGTCGAACGGGTTCTGGTCGTCGGGTCGGCCGACGTGTATGGCCGGGTGCACACCGATGATCTGCCGATCACCGAGCAGTGCCCGCTGCGACCGGTCAGCCCATACGCGGCCTCCAAGGTCGCCGCCGACTTCCTGGCGGTCCAAGCGGGCCTGGGCTACGGGCTCGAGGTCATTCGGACCCGCCCGTTCAACCACCTCGGCCCCGGCCAGTCGCCCCGCTTTGTCGCTCCGGCACTGGCACAACGCGTGGCGCAGGCCGAAATCAACGGCGGCGGAGAGATCCCGGTGGGCAACCTCACCCCGAAGCGCGACTTCACCGACGTTCGCGACGTGGTGCGGGCCTACCGGTTGCTGGTACTCGATGGGCAGCCCGGCGAGGCCTACAACATCTGCTCGGGCGCAGCGGTGGCGGTGCAGGAGTTGGTCGATTCCTTCATCGCCATGGCCACGGTCGACGTGCGGCTGACCTCCGACCCCGACCTGCAACGTCCGGTCGACATCCCCGTGCTGCTGGGCGACAACTCCAAGATCGAGGCGTCCACCGGATGGCAGCCCGAGATACCGCTGTCGCAGACGCTGGCCGACCTGATGGGCACCGCCCGCTCACGCGTCGCCGACGCCTGA
- a CDS encoding glycosyltransferase codes for MTSSRARGGLTISTRAKNPQDNQSAQAPRATTSGTGAPAVVVVLVTHNPQETFETTLASLEAQDYANQAVLVFDNDSDEPVDGRVKAVLSDAHVVRLAANRGFGAAANRAPAVVKGASFYLFCHDDVYLEPNTVSALVAEAFRSNAGVVGPKFVDWDEPEMLLDVGRAIDKFAFPAPVTEPGELDQAQHDAVRDTFSVNGATMLVRADLFEAVDGFPSDFSAYEEDTDLCWRVHLAGARVIVTSDAVVRHREATLREVPAAERLRSQYAHRARMVLTNYSGAHLARVLPQAVLFSLGDLILNLLAFRWVRAADVALAWTWNVAHLPRSLAIRRQVKGFRRSPDTEIRKLQVGGSARVTAFVRGTVGEGAARFNTGAQQSRTVVQRLREGPSQVAALASVLIALVLIIGSRSVILGDIPIIREFSGTGTSWSSMLREYWDGWRTTGLGATAPTPTLVGLVGSLSTLLFGGEGLARNLLIVGCLPAGVTGAWWMARGGSSSKTRALMMVAYVITPVPYNAIAEGRWGALGLWAGLPWMVGLLGRSAGAMPFAGSEFPTLKGLRATVALGLVTAAVTTVLPLAPLLMVIVALLMAAVGTLDRSDLARWERAVPTAIGASAIAFVLHLPWAIGLLLPLPSWSEIVGPVSTAGGPVALRDLVWLDSGPNSFGLVLVGLHLAGAFAILVGREWRFRLATQGWAIALVGWVLAWMGEARIGPVLPPPEVTLMLPVIGLSLAIGAGLAAFERDVAGSDFGFRQVFSMVAATLMVVASVAWVARSANGRWGLPEEGNLAVVGTLTSQAPEGEYRTLWLGDADVLPMGSWTLSNGSSFATTSGLFPRIGDWFEGPSSKGTDTLKEALEDAVAGKTTRLGRLLGAMGIKYVVVAQSGAPLAYDKGKAVVKPPDSTVNALDEQLDLARLSVSKSVFIYDNSAFTPEVAELPSGALDKAGSDLAAILTTDLSGAKAALPERGRFADGSGELADDVELYVARTHDANWTLTVGDAEVEQRPAFGWASQASISSGGDARLVYSPPLVRNLAVIVQLLALVAAINIVSRRRTGVIKVGGLKRMLADRRELVAERKLRREQEPEVDGPLLPTSELPTFTMEGEEVPYEPPESDWSFDDDEEPSLDSGAPAGLDEEAQPGFDADAKPDAARPAPVASDRDGPTTPDGPARPTPRDGDDEAAPEVRPEAAPAAPPETVTRETSEADRRATTEGDEDTGLADEPQLLDDKAEWDPGELEPEWMAEPPAVRRRRRRRNVVLPGETETEAVVEPSGEEQPDVIPFGGGGSDAEGPGDEDAAVAGSEDHPAGSGRGRRQRPRLRLVRGRQDDEPDEPDADEPDAADERDADEPDAAQPAGGPAVSETGDTDEEAPPPVVRRRRSRRNGEEGRTPGEEREPTGDDPNEERP; via the coding sequence ATGACGTCGAGCCGCGCACGTGGAGGTCTGACTATCTCGACCCGGGCCAAGAACCCCCAAGACAACCAGAGCGCACAGGCGCCGCGCGCCACCACCTCGGGCACCGGCGCGCCCGCCGTGGTCGTCGTGCTGGTGACCCACAATCCCCAGGAGACCTTCGAGACGACGCTGGCGTCGCTCGAAGCCCAGGATTACGCAAACCAGGCCGTGCTCGTGTTCGACAACGACAGCGACGAGCCGGTCGATGGCCGGGTGAAGGCCGTCCTGTCGGACGCACACGTCGTGCGCCTGGCCGCGAACCGCGGTTTCGGCGCCGCTGCCAACCGTGCGCCGGCGGTGGTCAAGGGCGCCTCCTTCTACCTGTTCTGCCACGACGACGTGTACCTGGAGCCGAACACGGTGTCGGCGCTGGTGGCCGAGGCCTTCCGGTCGAACGCCGGGGTGGTCGGCCCGAAGTTCGTCGACTGGGACGAGCCCGAGATGCTGCTCGACGTGGGTCGGGCGATCGACAAGTTCGCCTTCCCGGCACCGGTCACCGAGCCGGGGGAACTCGACCAGGCCCAGCACGACGCCGTGCGGGACACCTTTTCGGTCAACGGCGCCACCATGTTGGTGCGCGCCGACCTCTTCGAGGCCGTCGACGGGTTTCCATCGGACTTCAGCGCGTACGAGGAGGACACCGACCTGTGCTGGCGGGTGCACCTGGCCGGCGCCCGGGTGATCGTCACCTCGGACGCCGTCGTGCGCCACCGGGAGGCGACGCTGCGCGAGGTCCCCGCCGCCGAACGCCTGCGCAGCCAGTACGCCCACCGGGCCCGGATGGTGCTGACCAACTACTCCGGCGCCCACCTGGCCCGTGTGCTGCCCCAGGCGGTGTTGTTTTCGCTGGGTGACTTGATCCTCAACCTGTTGGCGTTCCGTTGGGTGCGGGCGGCCGACGTGGCCCTGGCGTGGACCTGGAATGTGGCCCACCTGCCGAGGTCGCTGGCGATCCGTCGCCAGGTCAAGGGGTTCCGCCGATCGCCCGACACCGAGATCCGCAAGCTCCAGGTCGGTGGATCGGCCCGGGTCACCGCATTTGTGCGGGGCACGGTTGGCGAGGGCGCAGCGCGCTTCAACACCGGTGCCCAGCAGTCGCGCACCGTCGTACAGCGACTTCGGGAGGGTCCATCCCAGGTGGCCGCCCTGGCATCGGTGTTGATCGCCCTGGTGCTGATCATCGGCAGCCGCAGCGTGATCCTGGGCGACATCCCCATCATCCGGGAGTTCTCCGGCACCGGCACCTCCTGGTCGTCGATGTTGCGCGAGTACTGGGATGGCTGGCGCACGACCGGGCTGGGTGCGACCGCCCCGACGCCGACCCTCGTCGGGCTGGTCGGATCGCTGTCCACGTTGCTTTTCGGCGGCGAGGGGCTGGCCCGCAACCTGCTGATCGTCGGGTGCCTGCCCGCCGGTGTGACCGGCGCCTGGTGGATGGCGCGGGGCGGCTCGAGCAGCAAGACGCGGGCGCTGATGATGGTGGCCTACGTGATCACCCCGGTGCCCTACAACGCCATCGCCGAGGGCCGCTGGGGGGCGTTGGGCCTGTGGGCGGGCCTGCCGTGGATGGTGGGCCTGCTCGGTCGTTCGGCCGGGGCCATGCCCTTCGCCGGCTCGGAATTCCCCACGCTGAAAGGCCTGCGGGCCACGGTGGCGCTGGGGCTGGTGACCGCTGCGGTCACCACCGTCCTGCCGCTGGCACCGTTGCTGATGGTGATCGTTGCGCTGTTGATGGCGGCGGTCGGCACGCTCGACCGCTCCGACCTGGCCCGGTGGGAGCGGGCGGTGCCCACCGCGATCGGCGCCTCGGCGATCGCCTTTGTGCTGCACCTGCCCTGGGCGATCGGGCTGCTCTTGCCGCTCCCGTCCTGGAGCGAGATCGTCGGGCCGGTCAGCACCGCTGGTGGCCCGGTGGCGCTGCGCGACCTGGTGTGGCTCGACTCCGGCCCCAACAGCTTCGGGCTCGTGCTGGTCGGGCTGCACCTTGCCGGCGCGTTCGCCATCCTCGTCGGTCGGGAGTGGCGGTTTCGACTGGCCACGCAGGGATGGGCGATCGCTCTGGTCGGTTGGGTGCTCGCCTGGATGGGCGAGGCGCGCATCGGGCCGGTGCTGCCTCCACCGGAGGTGACGCTGATGCTGCCGGTGATCGGGTTGTCGTTGGCCATCGGTGCCGGCCTGGCCGCATTTGAACGCGATGTCGCCGGCAGCGACTTCGGCTTCCGGCAGGTGTTTTCGATGGTCGCCGCCACCCTGATGGTCGTGGCGTCGGTCGCCTGGGTGGCACGCTCGGCCAACGGACGCTGGGGCCTGCCCGAGGAGGGCAACCTGGCGGTGGTCGGCACGTTGACCTCCCAGGCACCCGAGGGTGAGTACCGCACGCTGTGGCTCGGAGACGCCGACGTGTTACCGATGGGCTCATGGACGCTGTCCAACGGATCGAGCTTTGCGACGACCTCCGGCCTGTTCCCCCGCATTGGCGACTGGTTCGAAGGACCTTCGTCGAAGGGCACCGACACGCTCAAGGAGGCGCTCGAGGACGCGGTGGCCGGCAAGACCACCCGCCTGGGGCGCCTGCTGGGGGCGATGGGCATCAAGTACGTGGTCGTCGCCCAATCGGGAGCGCCGCTGGCCTACGACAAGGGCAAGGCGGTGGTCAAGCCCCCTGACAGCACGGTCAACGCCCTCGACGAGCAGCTCGACCTGGCCCGCCTGTCGGTGTCGAAGTCCGTGTTCATCTACGACAACTCGGCATTCACTCCCGAGGTGGCCGAGCTGCCGTCGGGTGCGCTCGACAAGGCGGGCAGCGACCTGGCAGCGATCCTGACCACCGATCTGAGCGGGGCCAAGGCGGCGCTTCCCGAGCGGGGACGGTTTGCCGACGGGTCCGGTGAGCTGGCCGATGACGTCGAGCTGTACGTTGCTCGAACCCACGATGCCAACTGGACCCTCACCGTCGGCGATGCCGAGGTCGAGCAGCGCCCTGCCTTCGGCTGGGCGTCCCAGGCGAGCATCTCCTCGGGCGGCGATGCCAGGCTGGTGTACTCGCCGCCGTTGGTGCGCAACCTGGCGGTCATCGTGCAGCTGCTTGCCCTGGTGGCAGCGATCAACATCGTCAGCCGACGCAGGACCGGGGTGATCAAGGTGGGCGGCCTCAAGCGGATGCTGGCCGACCGACGGGAGCTCGTTGCCGAGCGGAAGCTGCGGCGGGAACAGGAGCCAGAGGTGGACGGACCGCTGCTCCCCACCTCGGAGCTTCCGACGTTCACCATGGAGGGGGAGGAGGTGCCCTACGAGCCGCCCGAGAGCGACTGGTCCTTCGATGACGACGAGGAGCCGAGCCTCGACAGCGGTGCCCCAGCGGGCCTCGATGAGGAAGCGCAACCGGGGTTCGACGCCGATGCCAAGCCGGATGCTGCTCGCCCTGCGCCCGTGGCTTCCGATCGTGACGGCCCAACGACGCCGGACGGCCCGGCTCGACCCACCCCTCGGGATGGGGACGACGAGGCTGCGCCCGAGGTTCGGCCCGAGGCTGCGCCGGCTGCCCCGCCCGAGACCGTTACCCGGGAGACGTCCGAGGCTGACCGACGTGCCACGACCGAGGGCGATGAGGACACCGGGCTGGCCGACGAGCCCCAACTGCTCGACGACAAGGCCGAGTGGGACCCCGGCGAGCTGGAGCCCGAGTGGATGGCCGAGCCGCCGGCGGTGCGCCGCCGTCGTCGTCGCCGCAACGTCGTGTTGCCCGGCGAAACCGAGACCGAGGCCGTCGTCGAGCCGTCCGGGGAGGAGCAGCCCGATGTCATCCCGTTCGGCGGCGGGGGCTCCGACGCTGAAGGGCCTGGCGACGAGGATGCAGCCGTCGCCGGTTCTGAGGACCATCCGGCAGGCAGCGGGCGCGGGCGCCGCCAGCGGCCACGGCTGCGGTTGGTGCGCGGCCGTCAAGACGATGAGCCCGATGAGCCCGACGCTGACGAGCCCGATGCGGCCGATGAGCGCGACGCTGACGAGCCCGATGCGGCCCAGCCGGCAGGTGGCCCGGCGGTGTCGGAGACGGGCGATACAGACGAGGAAGCACCGCCGCCGGTCGTGCGACGCCGTCGCTCCCGTCGCAACGGCGAGGAGGGCCGCACACCGGGCGAGGAGCGAGAGCCAACCGGTGACGACCCGAACGAGGAGCGGCCGTGA